The Anopheles moucheti chromosome 3, idAnoMoucSN_F20_07, whole genome shotgun sequence genome contains the following window.
CATAAGCATATGACGAATCCAACCCTACGCTTGCATGATTGCTTCGCAATGTATttttccatccgatgcgaaagGCACACTTTGCTCATAACAATGCCGAGAAGGATTCCAAAGATGCACTGGTGCAGAAAGTGGCATCCGAAATACATCCGTGAAATGGAGATGAAAAACAGTGTGCTGTAGTACGCGGTGCGCAGTGAAACCCTTGCGAACCTTCCATATTTCCTGCAAAGTATGATCACATCGCTGTGAGAGAGTGGCACAAACCACTACGCACGTTTACTTACTGGAAATATTCCTCTAGCACCGAGAATATCACAAAGAGATAGGTCGTGGAGGTCATCAGATGACCGGACGGATTACCCGGGCTTGGTTCACAGGTTAGCtcgttttgataaatttttggACGGTTCAGTGAAGAGAACTCTTTCGTCTCGTTTAACCACCAGAACGGGCGATCTTCTGCGAGTATCCTGCAAAGAAACGAAGTCAATCACTAACATCTTCCAAATCTCAGCCCTCTTTGAAGGATGCAACGGCGAGCGTAGAATCATACCATTTGACGATTGTGTTGGCATACTCCGTCAGGAGCACACTGAGCAGTAATTTGGAATACAATGTCGTGCTGAGACCGGCTACGATCGGTATGACGGTAAGAAAGAGCACCTTCGGATCGAACACCCTCGTAACGGTAGCCAAAAATTCTTCATATTGCGAAAAGCTTCAAAGACAAACCCATCCCCAGGTGCTGTAGTAACCGGCTTTCGGTAATGATTTAATAATTAGCGATTCTTACTTACACATCCTGCACGTAAATAATTTGGTAAATCTCTTGCTTTAACAAATAACCGTACACTTTCATAACGAATATTAATGTGCTACGAAATTGCGCTGCTACGAtgtcaatgttttagcaaaaccattaacaggCAGCAAACGTTAGAGCTGAGCAACTTTGTTAGGAAGGTGGATATTCTTTTTGGAACAACGGACAGTAACATGAACACGAGATGCGCTTCTTTCTGCTATCCAGATACCTCGGAATCTGCAAAACCCTTCCCTTAAGGACTCAGAAAAACTGTTTTAATCGGAAGACAATTTGGCAAAGTTAGTTTGTTGCAGGTTTGAAGACACGAACGGGAGCCAGTTCTGACATAGAAAAATCTATAACCACTGCCATGCGCACTTGCTGCGACGTGTTGCCTTGCAAATATAAACACATCGCATGCGGTCCCTTtgcaataataatacaaaccTGAAGCTGTAGTAGTAGCACAAGGAAATTATGCATGCTTTTAGGGCAATTCGGAAATTTAGTCATCCCTTCTCCAAAATAAAGTTTCACGCATACCTTCAGTTCTCTTGATCCGTTGGAACGAATGAATGGGAATTGTGAAAAAATGtcgttttaataatttttgagATCCACTCACTTTCAAAAAAAAGGGCATTTATATTGTACTAGTCAAAAGAATTGTTtccattatttttaaacctcatttcaaaatttaaaaaaacatagaaGAAACGATAAGTCGATAAAGATTGTCATGACAGGTATACGCCGCACAACTGTCAAAACGATCTGTCGATGCGTGAGTGCAAAATGTTATGAATTTTGCTAGAAACAATAAGCCACATTCGCGGTAATTGACGCGTGGTAATAATCGCGTTGACAGAGAAGTATTTTTGCAAATTACAGCAAAATTCTTTCAATATTCCATTTTATAACAGTCGCCCTTCGTTAAACGTGAATCGAATTGTTCGAAGTAGTTGGCGTACGGTCAAAGATTCGCCGTGAAAGACGCGAATCATGGAAACAGATTCTTCGGCTGTAATTTCGATCGAGTCGGATGAGGAAACGAACACTGTTGCAGAGCCGGAAGTGCCGATTTCCTCTCTTAGCGCGAAAGAATCAGAGAAATTGAACTGTACAGTACCGAACAACATGGAAAATGGTTCTAATGCTCCTAAAAGTCCGGATAACGTTACAAACAAGGAATCCGTAATGGAGTCCGATATCATATGCCTAGATGATGAGAAGGAAACAGCTGAAGTTTGCGGTGAGAGATCCGCCAAAATCTTGTCCGATACGGTAACGCCATCGGAGATGGATGTTTCAAACCATCCAGCAGTGGAGGAAGCAGTGGAAAACAACGATATCGAAATGAAGGAAATCGCGAAAGACGTCGAAGACAAAGGTAACTGCAAACTAAAGCTTCGAGCTagattttgctttcgtttcattttcatttttcatgtgTTTTAGATCGTCAACAAACTGATTCCCAGCCGGAGCAAAGACTAGAGTTAATGGAAGATGTGCAGACAAAAGCCATATTAGAAGCAGGCAAAACGCCATGTACAATTGACATTGCTGCTGAAGCACAGGAACCGGTGTTGCCTAATAACACCGAGCAAAAGCTGCCAAACATCAAACGGCGTGCTCAAAAGTGTGCCAATGCGACATGTGGAAGAAAGGTTTCCGAACTATACGATGCACCGGTATTCGCGCAGAACCTGTATAAAATCCCACCAAGCAATCAAATGAAACTCATATGTCTCGATTGCTATGATTTTTCTATTGTTCACTTCGAAGTAAGAAACTTCATGGCGTTATGTATTGGAAATATgtcaaccattttgtttttctttccctttgtCTTTAATTAGTCTCTGTGCGCTTCGCTAGTAAAAGAAGAATCTCTGTACGCAACGAAAATCCTGCAAGACCAGACGGAAGAGATACACACGGTGTTGGATAGCAGCGATGAAGAAGAAAGCAACGAGCCAACTGTATCGGAGCCAAATGGTAACCATTGGCGACATACTTCCAACGAGTACTATTTTACACAGATTTATGTTTCCAGAGATCGATCCAGCGTTACCAATAGATGTCATTTCTTTGGTCAACACAGATCTTAACGATATTGTTGAATCGCTGTGGGAAAAGTACGGCGCTAAACAGATTACATTGTACAATGGCGACATGCTTCGAGAAGCGGAGGAAAATGAGGGTGAGATCACATAGGTTGCATAGTCTAGTAAACGAGTTACACTTTGTATCTTCTTAATGTTCTATCCACAGAGATATCGAATCGCATTGACGCACAGCTCAAAACATTGAAGGCGACGCTACAATCGATACATGAAAATATCTATAGTGTTAGAACGACCAAGATCGATACGCCCGAGCTCATCATCGAGGATGATGCGGTAAGTGAGTTTATCGCTTACGACCGATTGCTGCGCATGTTGAATGCCAACGGAACGGTTCTTATCAGAGAGCCGGTGAAAGTTAATGAAACATATTACGGCGTCAGCTCCACGATACTGGGCAGCTGGATGAAGTGTAAGGTCGTGGATGTTTCTGAAAATCAATTTGTACGTATGAATGCAAATGCTTCTACGGAGAGTTTACTAATTCATGTCATTCCATTGCAGTTCACAGTACGTTTCAACACAAGCCATATGAGACAGTCCGTGCTGTCGGCAAAGCATCTCGCTTaccctgttgcaccacaggtTAAGTTAAAGCTTGGTACACGCATTATTGCCAAGGTTTGTGCCATCCAGGGCAAGGAATCGAGTCGCACGTTCTACGCAGGCACGGTGCTGGAGTCGATCAGTGCTTACAATAAATTCCGGTACCTCATCATTTTCGACTTTGGACATACACTGTACGCACCGCTGACGGATGTGCGGGTCGTGTGCGAACAGTCGAAAAATATCTGGGACGATGTGCATCCACACTCGCGAGAGTTCATCCGCAATTACATGCAGACGTGTGGTTCATTGCGACCGATGGTACAGGCCAAGCGCGGCCAGCGTATGATGGTAGAAATGAATCGGAAATGGTTGGACGGCAGAGTGTGCGAAACGGACAGTAGCTTGATCCGGCTGTACTTTCATGAGATGCGCAAATACGAATGGATTTATCGTGGTTCGAAGCGGCTTGCTCCGCTGTACTCGACATGTACgacaaacaaattttcaaagtTCCAGAGACGAAATGAACCTTCCATCGAGTACATTACGATCGAGGACGATGAGAATGAGCAGCAGGCGGAACAAAAGTCACCGCCCGGTGTGAAAACCGGTGAGCAGGAAACGCAAAATCGCCCGACCGCTAGAAAGAGCACTGTGCAGCGTAATAATGCTAGGAAAAACGCCAACAGCAATGTCAACATTGTCAACGTGCCGAGCGTCATTTCCCTGAACCAAAAACCGATCTACATCGATATGGACAAAGATCGAAGCCATGGTAAAACGGTCCACTATAATACGAACAAGTATCGTGGCCCACAGAAGTTCGTGCCGCACACGTGCGGTCCACACTGTTTGTACAAAATGCCCTCCAACCTACACACGTATAACTTGCTGGCCAGACCTCTGGTCACGGGCTGGGAGCGACATTTCTGCTTCGTTCGAGGAGCGAAAAAGTCCGGCACCGTGGTTATGTACCGTGCACCGTGTGGCCGTCGTTTGCGCGATATGCAGGAAGTGCATCGCTATCTCAGCCTAACAAACTGTGCCCTTAATGTGGAGCACTTTGAATTCGAAGCGGAAATACTTGCGCTTGCGACGTTCAGTGCGGAAAACTTCCTGTTCGAATGCAAAGATCTTTCGTTCGGGGCGGAACTTATGCCCGTGCACTGTGTGAACAACTACGAAAACATGCAGCCACCACCGTGCGAATATTCGACCGAGCGCATTCCGACCGAGGGAGTCAACCTCAACCTGGACAAGGAGTTCCTGTGCGGGTGCGACTGTGAGGACGATTGTTTGGACAAAAGCAAATGCCAGTGCTGGCAGCTGACAATAGCGGGCGTCCAGTACACCAATCCAGACGTAGACATTAACAACGTGGGTTACGTGTATAAGCGGTTGTTCAATCAAATACATACTGGGGTTTACGAATGTAACACACAGTGCAAGTGCAAGAAGGACAAATGTTTGAACCGTGTCGTGCAGAATTCGCTCCAGACGAAGCTGCAGGtattcaacacaaacaacaaggGTTGGGGCATTCGGTGCATCAACGATGTGCCCATGGGTAGCTTCATCTGCATTTACGCGGGCCATCTGTTGACCGAGGAGGTCAGCACGAAGATATGCGAACTGAGCGAGAACAAAACGGGCGACGAGTACTTTGCCGATCTGGATTACATCGAAACGGCGGTGAAGACAAAAGATAACTACGAATCGGATGCATACCAATCGGATAATGAGCGGGAGGGAACAGCGACGGACGAGTCGGAGATAGAGCtggagaaggaaaagtttACCTCGGCACAGGACTCCGATGAAGAATACACCTCCAAAACGTTACCGAGTGCTATGGTCGTAAAGACACGGGCACAGTCGAAAAGGGCCAGCACGACGGAACGGCCCAGTGCGCCTGCTACGAAGGACAAGGAGTCCATCATCGGTATGAATGATGGTAAGTTGAGGCAAAACAGTATTGCTGATGTTGAGTGTAACTGTGTATTATTGCttgatattatttttgcattcgtTTTCTACGTCCGCGTCTATTTGCCCTATGCTTGCAGAACAAGAGTGCGTTAGTCTGATACCCAATCCCGAAATGAACCCCGAAGAGAATTCTAGACCCAACGCGGGGTTGCTGTTCCGTCGACTGTACGGCGATAAGGACGATATCTTCATAATGGACGCAAAGAAGTCGGGTAACCTTGGCCGATACTTTAACGTAAGTAAATTCGCTTTTCCCACAATTATTggataacaatttaatttggACTTTTTTTCATCTCTTGTTGCAACTCCAAAAAGCATTCGTGTGTTCCTAATCTCTTCGTGCAGAACGTGTTCGTCGATACGCACGATTTGCGGTTTCCTTGGGTGGCTTTCTTTGCCTCTAAAAATATTAAAGCTGGCACGGAACTAACGTGGAACTATAATTACGATGTGGGCTCTGTTAGTGGCAAGGTGCTAAACTGTACCTGTGGCGAAAAGGGTTGTAAGGGTCGGTTACTGTAATGTAATT
Protein-coding sequences here:
- the LOC128304213 gene encoding glucose-6-phosphatase catalytic subunit 1, whose translation is MKVYGYLLKQEIYQIIYVQDVFSQYEEFLATVTRVFDPKVLFLTVIPIVAGLSTTLYSKLLLSVLLTEYANTIVKWILAEDRPFWWLNETKEFSSLNRPKIYQNELTCEPSPGNPSGHLMTSTTYLFVIFSVLEEYFQKYGRFARVSLRTAYYSTLFFISISRMYFGCHFLHQCIFGILLGIVMSKVCLSHRMEKYIAKQSCKRRVGFVICLCLLVISLYWAQKLLGIDPQWAVKMAFKWCEDPFYLKPTTTLVFSALRLTGSLFALAVVGPILKAKPLNMKLSIPMVFALMAFEWIALDYAPRNYGVVVYFLSSFLLYFLFTYAYLRWVPALAGQEIRVSRSDRKSKSN
- the LOC128303339 gene encoding histone-lysine N-methyltransferase eggless; protein product: METDSSAVISIESDEETNTVAEPEVPISSLSAKESEKLNCTVPNNMENGSNAPKSPDNVTNKESVMESDIICLDDEKETAEVCGERSAKILSDTVTPSEMDVSNHPAVEEAVENNDIEMKEIAKDVEDKDRQQTDSQPEQRLELMEDVQTKAILEAGKTPCTIDIAAEAQEPVLPNNTEQKLPNIKRRAQKCANATCGRKVSELYDAPVFAQNLYKIPPSNQMKLICLDCYDFSIVHFESLCASLVKEESLYATKILQDQTEEIHTVLDSSDEEESNEPTVSEPNEIDPALPIDVISLVNTDLNDIVESLWEKYGAKQITLYNGDMLREAEENEEISNRIDAQLKTLKATLQSIHENIYSVRTTKIDTPELIIEDDAVSEFIAYDRLLRMLNANGTVLIREPVKVNETYYGVSSTILGSWMKCKVVDVSENQFFTVRFNTSHMRQSVLSAKHLAYPVAPQVKLKLGTRIIAKVCAIQGKESSRTFYAGTVLESISAYNKFRYLIIFDFGHTLYAPLTDVRVVCEQSKNIWDDVHPHSREFIRNYMQTCGSLRPMVQAKRGQRMMVEMNRKWLDGRVCETDSSLIRLYFHEMRKYEWIYRGSKRLAPLYSTCTTNKFSKFQRRNEPSIEYITIEDDENEQQAEQKSPPGVKTGEQETQNRPTARKSTVQRNNARKNANSNVNIVNVPSVISLNQKPIYIDMDKDRSHGKTVHYNTNKYRGPQKFVPHTCGPHCLYKMPSNLHTYNLLARPLVTGWERHFCFVRGAKKSGTVVMYRAPCGRRLRDMQEVHRYLSLTNCALNVEHFEFEAEILALATFSAENFLFECKDLSFGAELMPVHCVNNYENMQPPPCEYSTERIPTEGVNLNLDKEFLCGCDCEDDCLDKSKCQCWQLTIAGVQYTNPDVDINNVGYVYKRLFNQIHTGVYECNTQCKCKKDKCLNRVVQNSLQTKLQVFNTNNKGWGIRCINDVPMGSFICIYAGHLLTEEVSTKICELSENKTGDEYFADLDYIETAVKTKDNYESDAYQSDNEREGTATDESEIELEKEKFTSAQDSDEEYTSKTLPSAMVVKTRAQSKRASTTERPSAPATKDKESIIGMNDEQECVSLIPNPEMNPEENSRPNAGLLFRRLYGDKDDIFIMDAKKSGNLGRYFNHSCVPNLFVQNVFVDTHDLRFPWVAFFASKNIKAGTELTWNYNYDVGSVSGKVLNCTCGEKGCKGRLL